One Palaemon carinicauda isolate YSFRI2023 chromosome 4, ASM3689809v2, whole genome shotgun sequence DNA segment encodes these proteins:
- the LOC137639635 gene encoding uncharacterized protein — MSGRKSGVAMQLENIESRALYTHCYGHSLNLACLDAIKQKKLMRDTPDDTREITKLIKKYPKRDVIFEKIKSEITPEGSSGIRVLCPTRWTVKLQALESILKNYSNLQQHWGDAKDVADDTETKARLGGVDSSMKTFDYFFDCNIGVQLLGYADNLAKALQATKRSAMDGQELARMTVTTLKSLRNDKPSSHFGNRFKVAVSNITRSWIS; from the coding sequence ATGAGTGGGAGAAAATCTGGAGTTGCTATGCAGTTGGAAAATATCGAGAGTCGAGCACTATACACGCATTGCTATGGTCATTCGCTTAATCTTGCATGTCTGGATGCAATAAAACAAAAGAAGCTCATGCGAGACACACCTGACGACACCCGGGAAATCACAAAATTGATTAAGAAATACCCTAAACGAGACGTGATATtcgaaaaaattaaatctgaaatcaCACCTGAGGGCAGTTCTGGCATCAGGGTGCTTTGTCCAACAAGATGGACGGTAAAGCTACAAGCTTTAGAAAGTATTTTAAAGAATTACAGCAACTTGCAGCAGCATTGGGGTGATGCAAAGGACGTTGCAGATGACACGGAAACAAAGGCTCGACTTGGTGGTGTTGATAGTTCCATGAAAACATTCGACTATTTCTTTGATTGTAACATTGGAGTTCAGTTACTTGGCTACGCTGACAATCTTGCAAAGGCTCTTCAAGCAACCAAACGGTCTGCTATGGATGGACAGGAGCTGGCTAGGATGACAGTGACAACTCTGAAGAGTTTGCGAAATGACAAGCCTTCGAGTCACTTTGGAAACAGATTCAAAGTCGCCGTGTCAAATATTACGAGGTCCTGGATTTCCTAG